A part of Ignavibacteriales bacterium genomic DNA contains:
- a CDS encoding HAMP domain-containing protein, producing the protein MIHSVRGKFILFSTLFITLSVGVPLFFLVNQIDKNFEQRSKAMLMTTLDMLHYGLYHVMTIGEHKDVQGIVDGISLNTSIKNLRLYDHSGKILYSSNQKEIGTNINTIDPKHAYFGESEEWKIKFLKKEGSYSASEPLLNKELCQNCHGDKKVIAFIDVDANLTKAELQFNTGVTHIIFLGIAVTLLLISGLFIIFNKFVNTPIKKFTAALDEVGRGNLSLKLDDQKSDEFGTLHKDFNSMVTTIRDSKTKLEEMHLEQLQRTDKLVTLGELTSETAHEINNFSAIIMSRVDYLALAFQQDNNLKKYSEDLEVILKQINNINHITGNILKHSKQSSKSNEAIDLLKVIDESISLLNPLIRKKDIKLIKKYDVSNSLINGNSLLLEQAFTNLILNSLDFLEKDGEIIISIREVTDDKLLELTISDNGCGIEEKYLDQIFSPFFTTKTKERGTGLGLYIVKKICDKHNASIKCSSVFGGGTTFTIIFKTRW; encoded by the coding sequence ATGATCCATTCGGTGAGAGGTAAGTTTATACTTTTTTCTACTTTATTCATCACTCTTAGTGTTGGGGTTCCTTTATTTTTCCTGGTTAATCAGATTGATAAAAACTTCGAACAGCGCTCAAAAGCTATGTTGATGACCACTTTGGATATGCTTCATTATGGTTTGTATCATGTGATGACAATCGGTGAACATAAAGATGTTCAGGGAATTGTTGATGGAATATCTTTAAATACGAGTATAAAAAATTTAAGATTGTACGATCACTCAGGTAAAATACTTTATTCATCCAATCAAAAAGAAATCGGAACCAACATAAACACGATTGATCCGAAACATGCTTATTTCGGGGAAAGTGAAGAATGGAAAATTAAGTTCTTAAAGAAGGAAGGGTCATATTCAGCTTCTGAACCCTTGCTTAATAAAGAACTTTGCCAGAATTGTCATGGAGATAAAAAAGTAATAGCCTTTATTGATGTTGATGCAAATTTAACAAAAGCCGAACTACAATTTAATACGGGCGTTACTCACATAATTTTTCTGGGGATAGCAGTCACCCTCCTTTTAATCTCGGGGCTTTTTATCATCTTTAATAAATTTGTAAACACACCGATTAAAAAATTTACTGCTGCATTAGACGAAGTTGGACGAGGAAATTTATCGCTCAAATTGGATGATCAAAAGTCCGATGAATTTGGGACGTTGCACAAAGACTTTAATTCAATGGTGACTACAATCAGAGATTCAAAAACAAAACTTGAAGAAATGCACCTTGAACAGCTTCAGCGAACCGATAAACTCGTCACACTTGGCGAACTTACTTCTGAAACCGCTCACGAAATAAATAATTTTTCAGCCATAATTATGTCACGCGTTGATTATTTAGCTCTTGCCTTTCAACAAGATAATAATCTAAAAAAATACTCCGAAGATTTAGAAGTGATACTTAAACAGATTAATAACATTAATCATATTACCGGTAATATTCTTAAACATAGTAAGCAATCTTCCAAATCGAACGAGGCAATTGATCTTCTAAAAGTTATTGATGAAAGTATTTCGTTATTAAATCCATTGATAAGAAAGAAAGACATAAAACTGATTAAAAAATATGATGTCTCCAATTCCTTGATAAATGGAAATTCACTGTTATTAGAACAGGCATTTACAAACTTGATTCTTAACTCTCTTGATTTTCTAGAAAAGGATGGTGAAATAATAATTTCGATCAGAGAAGTAACTGATGATAAACTTTTAGAGTTAACAATCAGTGATAATGGATGTGGCATTGAAGAAAAATATCTTGACCAAATATTCTCGCCGTTTTTTACCACCAAGACGAAAGAGCGCGGCACAGGGCTTGGTCTGTATATCGTAAAAAAGATTTGCGATAAACATAACGCTTCAATCAAATGTTCTTCGGTGTTTGGCGGCGGTACTACTTTTACAATCATATTTAAAACAAGATGGTAA
- a CDS encoding T9SS type A sorting domain-containing protein, with the protein MKSFLSQQSFRTLALVFALVLSVFSLEVQAQNDNVSVSINTLIDQGGSSMNYELTLENRGTVNESFDMWIVVTGPNGYNDLVMNRHFNFRPGRIIIRTRPYMIQGADLGIFTFTINAGTFATGTLIDTDFDTYTRTSVSANEVQINKDIDLTGVPDKMMLVANYPNPFNPSTTISYGLNEDANVSIIIYNALGQEVTTLINTQQTKGFHSVVWNGRDNSGNQVTSGIYFYRMITGNFVEVKKMLLNK; encoded by the coding sequence ATGAAGTCCTTTCTTTCTCAACAGTCGTTCAGAACTTTAGCTTTAGTTTTCGCTTTAGTTCTGTCAGTCTTTTCCTTAGAGGTTCAGGCACAAAATGATAATGTCTCTGTTTCAATAAACACACTTATTGATCAGGGGGGTTCATCAATGAACTATGAACTCACATTAGAAAACAGGGGTACGGTTAACGAAAGTTTCGATATGTGGATTGTTGTCACCGGTCCAAATGGTTACAATGATTTAGTAATGAATCGTCACTTTAACTTTAGACCCGGTAGAATTATTATCAGAACCAGACCTTATATGATTCAAGGTGCCGATCTCGGTATTTTTACATTCACTATCAATGCCGGAACATTTGCTACCGGAACCCTTATTGATACTGACTTTGATACTTACACCAGAACTTCTGTAAGTGCCAATGAAGTACAAATCAATAAAGATATTGATTTAACAGGCGTTCCTGATAAAATGATGCTCGTTGCAAACTACCCCAACCCTTTCAATCCTTCAACAACGATAAGTTATGGATTGAATGAAGATGCGAATGTTTCCATAATTATTTACAATGCATTAGGACAGGAAGTAACTACATTGATAAACACTCAACAGACAAAAGGATTCCATAGTGTAGTTTGGAACGGTAGAGACAACTCCGGTAATCAAGTTACAAGCGGAATTTATTTCTACAGAATGATCACAGGAAATTTTGTTGAAGTCAAGAAGATGCTACTGAATAAATAA
- a CDS encoding T9SS type A sorting domain-containing protein gives MAGNAGPGVGGFEKFDGIRWIGFNNENYGLGYPFPFPTDNTEVIYYRSSNSEIIVNPMYNYLHTWDGSNYTSLNYPLDRSKGVVEDSQNRLWSLGEYYNLSYYNDAGNNWTAVPFMGWGANIMKDSDRPGTIWACSGYQVLRTDGTYNFSKVVDDFSELNPQSDFLTTVVPLLGGFAWVGTNQGLAKVNTNDGTYQFYAPSNSQIPGESITPLAVTPDGRLWFANFGSTTTSTYGLCWFDGTEFGIFPQQQIGGLPHAQIYDLEVKNIQDGYELWISCASRGAAVLTILGTVIPVELSSFEVNLDDKNVQLFWQTATETNNSGFVVEKSQMSNVKAQMDWNVIAFVPGFGTTTEPKSYSFIDENLSAGKYQYRLKQIDFDGSYDYSYAIEVEITTPTEFSLEQNYPNPFNPTTTISFSLPETGYTSLKVYDILGNEVANLVNEVKDAGIYKVQFDGSNLSSGVYVYQLQTGDYIATKKIQMIK, from the coding sequence ATGGCAGGAAATGCTGGGCCCGGAGTTGGTGGGTTTGAAAAATTTGATGGTATTAGATGGATTGGTTTTAATAATGAAAACTATGGTTTAGGTTATCCTTTCCCTTTCCCGACTGATAACACAGAAGTTATTTACTATCGTTCGTCAAATAGTGAAATAATTGTCAACCCAATGTATAACTATTTACATACATGGGATGGCAGTAACTATACATCACTAAATTATCCATTGGATCGTTCTAAAGGTGTCGTTGAAGATTCACAAAACAGATTGTGGAGTCTTGGTGAGTACTACAATCTTTCTTACTATAATGATGCAGGCAACAACTGGACTGCTGTTCCTTTCATGGGATGGGGTGCGAACATCATGAAAGATTCAGATAGACCAGGAACAATTTGGGCTTGCTCGGGTTATCAGGTTTTAAGAACTGATGGAACATATAATTTTTCAAAAGTAGTAGATGATTTTTCTGAGTTAAATCCGCAAAGTGATTTCCTAACCACAGTCGTTCCTTTGCTTGGAGGGTTTGCCTGGGTTGGGACTAATCAAGGGCTTGCAAAAGTAAATACAAACGACGGTACTTATCAGTTTTACGCACCGTCAAATTCACAAATTCCTGGAGAAAGTATTACTCCACTTGCAGTAACACCCGACGGCCGATTATGGTTTGCAAACTTTGGAAGTACAACAACTTCAACTTACGGCTTGTGTTGGTTTGATGGAACAGAATTTGGAATTTTTCCACAACAGCAAATTGGGGGTTTGCCACATGCTCAGATTTATGATCTTGAAGTAAAAAACATTCAGGATGGATATGAATTATGGATCAGTTGTGCTAGCAGGGGTGCTGCTGTCTTAACAATATTAGGAACGGTAATTCCTGTCGAGCTTTCTTCTTTCGAAGTAAATTTGGATGACAAAAACGTCCAACTTTTTTGGCAAACTGCAACTGAGACAAATAACTCAGGCTTTGTGGTTGAAAAAAGTCAAATGTCAAACGTCAAAGCTCAAATGGATTGGAATGTAATTGCTTTTGTTCCAGGCTTTGGTACGACCACCGAACCGAAGAGTTATTCCTTCATTGATGAAAATCTTTCGGCAGGAAAATATCAATACAGATTAAAACAAATTGATTTTGATGGTAGTTATGATTACTCATATGCTATTGAAGTTGAAATAACTACACCAACTGAATTTTCACTTGAGCAGAATTATCCCAACCCATTCAATCCTACAACCACAATTTCTTTCTCCCTCCCTGAAACGGGATATACATCATTGAAAGTATATGATATACTTGGAAATGAAGTAGCAAATCTGGTTAATGAAGTAAAGGATGCCGGGATTTATAAAGTTCAGTTTGACGGCAGTAACCTTTCAAGCGGTGTATATGTCTATCAGCTGCAAACCGGAGACTATATTGCTACCAAAAAGATTCAAATGATAAAATAA
- a CDS encoding sigma-54-dependent Fis family transcriptional regulator, which translates to MNDSNEAIKIVQSKKFDLIITDLKMKGVTGLDILRAAKNKFRDSKVIMISGYGTIEASVQAIKDGAIDFLEKPFTSTKLFDCINNALDKDISSSKDSDDESGDQKNIEGIIYQSKKIDELITVIKRTASENVTILLTGESGTGKELFARAIHNLSPRKKNPFVPVNCGALPPELFESELFGHERGAFTGAVKTKLGLLEFANSGTFFFDEIGDLNHPLQIKLLRMLEERKIRRVGGQNEIEIDVRIIAATNKNLEKEVAEKRFREDLYYRLDSIRINIPPLRERQEDITPLANHFINNYCIRDDKQAKYFSQDAEAVLKNYSWPGNVRELQNVISRVYYLSSGDTIQKDDLPVNMVDAQQSIKSEFLTLQYKDAKDAITEKFELEFLTYHLKKNNGNISKTADACGLDRRSIHRLINKYNIIYKEEE; encoded by the coding sequence TTGAATGATTCCAACGAAGCAATAAAAATAGTTCAGAGCAAAAAATTCGATCTTATAATAACTGATCTTAAAATGAAAGGAGTTACCGGGTTAGATATTCTTCGTGCAGCCAAGAATAAATTTCGTGATTCAAAAGTGATTATGATTTCCGGTTACGGTACAATTGAAGCAAGTGTACAGGCAATTAAGGATGGTGCAATTGATTTTTTGGAAAAGCCTTTTACTTCCACAAAATTATTTGATTGTATAAATAACGCTTTAGACAAAGACATTTCATCCTCAAAAGATTCTGACGATGAGAGTGGTGATCAGAAAAATATCGAAGGGATTATTTATCAAAGCAAAAAGATTGATGAATTAATAACAGTCATTAAGCGAACAGCTTCTGAAAATGTTACAATTCTATTAACCGGCGAAAGCGGTACAGGCAAGGAATTATTTGCCCGCGCAATTCATAATCTAAGTCCGCGAAAGAAAAATCCTTTCGTACCTGTTAACTGCGGCGCACTTCCGCCCGAGCTTTTTGAAAGTGAATTATTCGGACACGAACGGGGGGCTTTTACCGGTGCAGTTAAAACAAAACTTGGACTCCTAGAATTTGCAAACTCCGGCACATTCTTTTTTGATGAGATTGGCGATTTGAATCATCCGCTTCAAATAAAATTGCTCCGGATGCTTGAGGAAAGAAAAATACGAAGGGTGGGCGGGCAAAATGAAATTGAGATTGATGTGCGCATAATTGCAGCGACGAATAAAAATCTCGAGAAGGAAGTTGCCGAGAAAAGATTTCGTGAAGATTTATATTACAGACTCGATAGCATCAGGATAAATATTCCCCCCTTAAGAGAACGTCAGGAAGATATTACTCCTCTTGCAAATCATTTCATTAATAATTATTGTATTCGTGATGATAAGCAAGCAAAATATTTTTCACAGGATGCAGAAGCAGTTCTGAAAAATTATTCCTGGCCTGGAAATGTTAGAGAATTACAAAATGTAATCAGCAGAGTTTATTATCTAAGTTCGGGTGACACAATTCAGAAGGACGATCTTCCGGTCAACATGGTTGATGCACAACAAAGTATCAAAAGTGAATTCCTCACACTTCAATATAAAGACGCTAAAGATGCTATCACTGAAAAATTCGAATTAGAATTTCTCACCTATCATCTTAAAAAAAATAACGGAAACATTTCTAAAACTGCCGATGCCTGCGGACTCGATCGCCGTTCGATTCATCGTTTAATAAATAAGTATAATATTATTTATAAAGAAGAAGAGTAG
- a CDS encoding response regulator transcription factor, with product MKILLITNDRQIIELIQQNTHGTENELFINSDTHDPLEVHSSVHRIHPSLMIIDDDFLNPNSVRIIRSLKDINKNFKIIFITSNEGLELGKEISQIGVYYYALKPIQPNELIQAVQSVIKLNKSSVQIN from the coding sequence ATGAAAATACTATTAATAACAAATGACCGTCAAATAATCGAATTGATTCAGCAGAATACCCATGGAACTGAGAATGAATTATTCATAAATTCAGATACTCACGATCCATTGGAGGTTCATTCAAGTGTGCACAGAATTCATCCTTCGCTTATGATCATTGATGATGATTTTCTAAATCCGAATTCTGTTCGGATAATCCGATCTTTAAAAGACATCAATAAAAATTTCAAAATTATTTTTATCACCTCAAACGAAGGGCTGGAATTGGGGAAAGAAATTAGCCAGATCGGTGTTTACTACTACGCATTAAAACCAATTCAGCCTAATGAATTAATCCAGGCTGTACAATCTGTAATAAAATTAAATAAATCAAGTGTTCAAATTAATTAA
- a CDS encoding T9SS type A sorting domain-containing protein, with translation MMDQYNNIYLAAGTLFEMAVCKVNSDGTSAYTITTSGSYANAFTLGNDYSVYVVGGTTAKINQTIPISTVMHVGAQTVTRELSGRAKYRGVDQVLVLDENNQPVAGVTVRANYTGPTNGRTSAVTGADGIAILYSKFMRNPVGTWCFEVISLTKSGFTYDPNGNVITTQCESAEVLTKEEIEINDYNLEAYPNPFNPTTTISFSLPETGYTSLKVYDILGNEVADLVNEVKDAGIYKVQFDGSNLSSGVYVYQLQTGDYIATKKIQMIK, from the coding sequence ATGATGGATCAGTACAATAATATTTATCTGGCTGCAGGCACTTTGTTCGAAATGGCAGTATGTAAAGTAAACAGTGATGGAACATCTGCTTACACAATTACAACATCAGGAAGTTATGCTAATGCTTTCACACTCGGAAATGATTACTCAGTTTATGTTGTGGGAGGAACAACTGCAAAGATTAATCAAACAATTCCGATCTCAACAGTTATGCATGTTGGAGCACAAACTGTTACCCGGGAGTTGTCCGGCAGAGCTAAATACCGTGGTGTTGATCAGGTTTTAGTTTTGGATGAAAATAATCAACCGGTTGCAGGCGTTACTGTAAGAGCTAATTATACCGGACCTACAAATGGAAGAACTTCTGCTGTAACAGGGGCTGATGGAATTGCAATCCTTTATAGCAAGTTTATGCGGAATCCAGTTGGAACTTGGTGCTTCGAAGTAATCAGTCTAACTAAGTCTGGATTTACATACGATCCAAATGGTAATGTAATTACAACTCAATGTGAATCCGCTGAAGTTTTAACTAAAGAAGAAATTGAAATAAATGATTATAATCTGGAAGCATATCCCAACCCTTTCAATCCTACAACTACTATTTCTTTCTCCCTACCTGAAACGGGATATACATCATTGAAAGTATATGATATACTTGGTAATGAAGTGGCAGATTTGGTTAATGAAGTAAAGGATGCCGGGATTTATAAAGTTCAGTTTGACGGCAGCAACCTTTCAAGCGGTGTATATGTCTATCAGTTACAAACCGGAGATTATATTGCTACCAAAAAGATTCAAATGATAAAATAA